The Hemicordylus capensis ecotype Gifberg chromosome 6, rHemCap1.1.pri, whole genome shotgun sequence genome window below encodes:
- the LOC128330863 gene encoding olfactory receptor 11H6-like: MEIPNRTVVQEFILLGFGTGQRERFLLLVFFTILYILTLGENIIMTALVLLDSRLAQHPMYILLGNFSWLETCYVSTTVPRMLFDLASPHGIISFRDCFLQFYIFFSLGNTECFFLSAMALDRYLAICHPLHYPQLMSQNSCYALVVACWVLGFLWYPVPVILLSKLSFCGPNIIDHFLCDPGPIISLACPPLGNVPHICQVLMNTIFLVNVFCVMFSYSIVIVTLMKTSNQGSRRKSFSTILMHLLVVTLFYGSIAGMYLAPGGENQSEVTKAVTLFYTAITPFLNPLIYCLRNDQVKEALGRLWRRKVRWRQSKVTM, translated from the coding sequence ATGGAGATACCCAATAGGACTGTGGTGCAGGAATTCATTTTGCTTGGCTTTGGAACTGGGCAGAGGGAACGCTTCCTACTCCTTGTTTTTTTCACCATTCTCTACATACTCACTTTGGGTGAGAACATCATCATGACTGCACTGGTGCTTCTAGATTCCCGCTTGGCTCAGCATCCCATGTATATCCTTCTAGGCAACTTCTCCTGGCTGGAGACATGCTATGTGAGCACCACTGTGCCCCGTATGCTCTTTGACCTGGCATCCCCGCATGGGATCATCTCCTTTCGTGACTGTTTCCTCCAATTCTACATCTTCTTCTCACTTGGAAATACAGAATGTTTCTTCCTCTCAGCCATGGCCTTGGACCGGTATTTGGCCATCTGCCACCCTCTGCACTACCCACAACTGATGTCCCAAAATTCCTGTTATGCCCTGGTGGTTGCTTGCTGGGTCCTAGGCTTCTTGTGGTACCCAGTTCCAGTGATTTTGCTCTCCAAGTTGTCCTTTTGTGGTCCCAACATCATTGATCATTTTTTATGTGACCCTGGGCCAATAATCTCACTGGCCTGCCCCCCATTAGGAAATGTTCCTCATATCTGCCAGGTTTTAATGAACACCATCTTTCTAGTCAATGTCTTTTGTGTTATGTTTTCCTACAGCATTGTTATTGTTACCTTAATGAAAACTTCCAACCAAGGCAGTCGTAGGAAGTCTTTCTCTACCATATTGATGCACCTGCTGGTCGTGACACTTTTCTACGGATCCATAGCAGGGATGTACTTAGCTCCAGGTGGAGAAAATCAGTCAGAGGTGACTAAGGCAGTAACACTCTTCTACACGGCCATCACACCCTTTCTCAATCCCTTGATTTACTGTCTGAGGAACGATCAGGTGAAGGAGGCACTAGGTAGATTGTGGAGAAGAAAGGTGAGATGGCGGCAGTCAAAGGTGACAATGTAA
- the LOC128330862 gene encoding olfactory receptor 11G2-like yields MELVNGTTVQEFILLGFRVGQQGRLLLLIFFIAVYTLTLAENFIITMLVVQDAHLARLPMYILLGNFSWLEMCYVSATVPRMLFDLSFEWGAISFHACFLQFYVFFSLGNTECFFLSAMALDRYLAICHPLRYPQIMSQDSCYALVTACWVLGFLWYIAPVFLISRLSFCGPRTIDHFVCDPGPILALVCPPLGYAPFIYYVFVSSVVLATFLFILVSYICIGVTLVKTSSQSRCMKGFSTVSSHLAVVTLFYGSVVAMYVGPNGESHAVVTKVVTLFYSAVTPLLNPLIYCLRNDQVKEALAKLLRRKRMMQGKRRKREQC; encoded by the coding sequence ATGGAGTTGGTCAATGGGACCACAGTGCAGGAGTTCATTCTCCTGGGCTTCAGGGTTGGACAGCAGGGACGCCTGCTCCTTCTCATCTTCTTCATAGCTGTCTACACCCTCACTTTGGCAGAGAACTTCATCATCACCATGCTCGTAGTTCAAGATGCTCACCTGGCCCGGCTTCCCATGTACATCCTCCTTGGCAATTTCTCCTGGTTGGAGATGTGTTATGTGAGTGCTACAGTGCCCCGTATGCTCTTTGACCTGTCCTTCGAATGGGGTGCCATCTCCTTCCATGCCTGCTTCCTCCAGTTCTACGTCTTCTTCTCCCTCGGAAATACTGAGTGCTTCTTCCTCTCAGCCATGGCCTTGGATCGCTACTTGGCCATCTGCCACCCCCTGCGCTACCCACAAATAATGTCCCAAGATTCCTGCTATGCCCTGGTGACTGCTTGTTGGGTCCTTGGCTTTCTGTGGTATATTGCACCAGTGTTCTTGATTTCAAGGTTGTCTTTCTGTGGCCCTAGAACCATTGACCATTTTGTTTGTGATCCAGGCCCAATCTTGGCCCTGGTTTGCCCCCCACTGGGGTATGCTCCCTTCATCTACTATGTATTTGTATCCTCTGTGGTTCTGGCTACCTTCCTCTTCATTTTGGTCTCCTATATATGTATAGGTGTCACCCTGGTGAAAACCTCTAGCCAAAGCAGATGTATGAAGGGCTTCTCCACAGTGTCTTCCCATCTGGCAGTAGTGACACTTTTTtatggctctgtggtagccatgTATGTGGGGCCCAATGGAGAAAGTCATGCAGTGGTCACTAAGGTGGTGACTCTCTTCTACTCTGCTGTTACCCCACTGCTCAACCCCTTGATCTACTGTCTTAGGAATGATCAGGTAAAGGAGGCGTTGGCCAAATTATTGAGAAGAAAGAGGATGAtgcagggaaagagaaggaagagggagcagTGTTAA
- the LOC128330861 gene encoding olfactory receptor 4Q3-like, with the protein MGNSDNNKMKHLCLFIAQKVKLLEKLDSGVSVKRLTEEYGVGKSTIDDLNKQKGPTISINVSTVTEFVFLGLPQFRPIQCLLFVLVLAAYAVVLLGNLLIVVTVYGEPRLFQSPMYFFLTNLSFDISLGSVATPKLLTDLASSSRSITFVCRMVQVFLIHFIGGSEMLLVTLMAYDRYMAICHPLTYMAIMNRPFCIKLLLSCWAGGLIHATIQMALLLQLPFCGPNELDNFHCDLPQLVKLSCADTYMTETIVVANSGLLSLICFLALMASYGVIVATLRGHFRESGGKALSTCSAHLIVVCISFVPCMFVYLVPFSRSKTDKLASVFYTLIVPSLNPIIYTLRNRDMSEAMGRLKNKCPCSHSSVKGEQI; encoded by the exons ATGGGTAACAGTGATAATAACAAGATGAAGCATTTATGTTTATTTATAGCACAGAAAGTAAAGCTGCTGGAGAAACTGGACAGTGGTGTAAGTGTGAAACGTCTTACAGAAGAGTATGGTGTTGGAAAGAGCACCATAGATGACCTGAACAAACAGAAGG GTCCAACCATTTCCATCAATGTCTCCACTGTCACAGAGTTTGTCTTCTTGGGTCTTCCCCAGTTCCGTCCCATCCAGTGCCTTCTCTTTGTTCTAGTCTTGGCTGCCTATGCAGTCGTCCTGTTGGGCAACCTACTCATTGTGGTCACTGTATATGGAGAACCCCGTTTATTCCAGTCCCCCATGTATTTTTTCTTGACCAACTTGTCCTTCGACATCTCCTTGGGCTCAGTGGCTACCCCCAAGCTGTTAACAGacctggcaagcagcagcaggagcataACCTTTGTTTGCAGAATGGTCCAGGTCTTCCTCATCCACTTCATTGGGGGCTCAGAGATGCTTCTTGTCACCCTCATGGCCTATGATCGCTACATGGCCATCTGCCATCCACTGACATACATGGCCATAATGAACCGTCCATTTTGCATCAAACTCCTGCTGTCCTGTTGGGCTGGAGGCCTCATCCATGCAACTATCCAGATGGCTTTGCTTCTTCAGCTACCCTTCTGTGGTCCAAATGAACTGGACAATTTCCACTGTGATCTCCCACAGCTGGTCAAGTTGTCTTGTGCTGATACCTACATGACTGAG ACTATTGTGGTAGCCAATAGTGGCCTTCTTTCCCTGATCTGCTTCCTCGCCTTGATGGCCTCCTATGGTGTTATTGTGGCCACACTACGTGGCCACTTCAGAGAAAGTGGTGGGAAGGCTCTGTCCACCTGTAGTGCCCACTTGATTGTAGTCTGCATCAGCTTTGTGCCCTGTATGTTTGTGTATCTTGTGCCTTTCTCTCGTTCTAAGACGGACAAGTTGGCTTCTGTGTTCTACACACTAATTGTGCCCTCTCTCAATCCAATCATATATACTTTGAGGAACCGGGATATGAGTGAGGCAATGGGCAGGCTGAAGAACAAGTGCCCATGTTCACATTCTTCTGTGAAGGGAGAACAAATATGA